From Vibrio aerogenes, a single genomic window includes:
- the argA gene encoding amino-acid N-acetyltransferase gives MKIRSTALVKGFRQSVPYVNAHRGKIMVIMIGGEAIADKNFANIISDIALLHSLGVKIVLVYGARPQMNQLLDAHNCNTPYHKGIRITDELALPYVVQAAGQLQLAITGRLSLSLNNTPMAGNQLSVISGNFVIAQPLGVDDGIDYCHSGKVRRINIEGINQALNQNSIVLLGPIASSVTGECFNLLSEEVATEVAIRLKAEKLIGFCSEQGIFDEEGNSIAELFPADVEAMLQRVEQETEEPEHTNRGRFRFLRAAIAACRAGIPRSHLVSYKEDGALIQELFSIDGIGTQLVMASSEQVREAHIDDIGGIFDLIQPLEEKGILVRRSREQLEQEIHQFTIIEKDGLIIGCAALYPYPEERMGEMACVAIHSEYRDGNRGLMLLKHIKNQAKSMGIQQIFVLTTHSVHWFREQGFVETGVESLPITKQNLYNYQRRSKILCLSL, from the coding sequence GTGAAAATCAGAAGTACTGCACTCGTTAAAGGATTCCGCCAGTCTGTCCCTTATGTCAACGCCCACAGAGGCAAAATAATGGTCATTATGATTGGTGGAGAAGCTATTGCTGATAAAAATTTTGCCAATATCATCAGTGATATAGCTTTACTCCATAGTCTGGGAGTAAAAATCGTACTGGTCTATGGTGCCCGGCCACAGATGAATCAGTTACTGGATGCTCACAACTGCAATACGCCTTACCATAAAGGTATCCGGATTACTGATGAATTGGCACTTCCATATGTTGTTCAGGCTGCCGGACAACTTCAGCTGGCAATCACCGGCCGGCTGTCATTGAGTCTGAACAACACACCAATGGCCGGTAATCAGCTCAGCGTTATCAGCGGAAATTTTGTGATTGCACAACCGCTGGGAGTTGATGACGGAATCGACTACTGCCACAGTGGTAAAGTCCGCCGTATCAATATCGAAGGCATCAATCAGGCATTAAATCAGAATTCCATTGTCTTACTTGGCCCCATTGCCAGCTCAGTGACCGGAGAGTGCTTCAATCTGTTATCAGAAGAAGTCGCCACGGAAGTGGCCATCCGTTTAAAAGCAGAAAAACTGATTGGGTTCTGCTCCGAACAAGGTATTTTTGATGAAGAAGGCAACTCAATTGCTGAGCTGTTCCCGGCGGATGTAGAAGCGATGCTACAACGAGTCGAACAAGAGACGGAAGAACCAGAACATACAAACCGTGGCCGGTTCCGCTTCTTGCGGGCAGCGATAGCAGCCTGCAGAGCCGGTATTCCCCGAAGTCATCTGGTGAGCTATAAAGAAGATGGTGCGCTGATTCAGGAGCTGTTCTCCATCGATGGTATCGGCACACAGTTGGTCATGGCAAGTTCAGAGCAGGTCCGGGAAGCGCATATTGACGACATTGGCGGTATATTCGATCTTATTCAGCCGCTGGAAGAGAAAGGAATTCTGGTCCGCCGCTCCCGTGAACAACTGGAACAGGAAATTCATCAATTTACCATTATAGAAAAAGATGGGCTCATCATTGGTTGCGCTGCACTTTATCCCTATCCGGAAGAGCGGATGGGCGAAATGGCCTGTGTCGCGATTCACTCAGAATACAGAGATGGAAACAGGGGATTAATGCTCCTGAAGCACATCAAGAATCAGGCAAAAAGTATGGGAATCCAGCAAATATTTGTCCTGACGACCCACAGTGTTCACTGGTTCAGGGAACAGGGCTTTGTCGAAACTGGTGTTGAATCACTGCCAATCACCAAACAGAATCTGTACAACTACCAGCGCCGCTCTAAAATTCTTTGTCTGAGCCTGTAA
- the recD gene encoding exodeoxyribonuclease V subunit alpha, whose translation MTDSLADILSYFSEKQLIRQLDYQFAMFIARQCSQDQSEVAWLCAVVSFELGHGHICIPIYDTEGRLNDTWLYFGLSTDESLRFRSHVESVDWPGVIRRCPFIGSSEDNCPLVFDGQRLYLHRYWYYEAKLAERLRQLSAPVHLDTEDIELLTAQLQQLFSRNYRAMWHQLSGSESQEQLQQRLCDLLDITSPDTPDWAVIHQRVRQAAHPDDLTMLDELIPDRVCLNWQKTAAATALTRQFTVISGGPGTGKTTTVTRLLAALVVQAQAHQIAPLIRLVAPTGKAAARLTESIGQAIEKLPVSPEIKALLPVQASTLHRLLGVRPGSAEFLHHEQNLLHVDILVVDEASMVDLPMMYKLLMALPLHTRVILLGDKDQLASVEAGAVLGDICSFQSCGFSREQTRLLERLTGNSLPVPVREQIPDIANGLCTLKKSYRFHADSGIGFLAALVNSGEYRPFHEIDDMGYSDIEVRTLDGGHYNHMLNTLVEAYSRYLSELHSALAEEHLTAEHTAKRVLTLFNQCRLLCALREGDFGVSGLNQKIESLLQRRGMIQKDQEVWYNGRPVMVTKNDHTLGIYNGDIGICLLTMESGREVFKIYFEQFDGNVKGVIPSRLPEHETAYAMTIHKSQGSEFDFTLMVLPPEFNPVLSRELIYTGITRAKNKLNIYADPVVFRRAIRTRTQRLSGLVAQLTGAE comes from the coding sequence GTGACAGATTCTCTTGCGGATATCCTGAGTTACTTTAGCGAGAAGCAGTTGATTCGACAACTGGATTACCAGTTTGCGATGTTCATTGCCAGACAATGCAGCCAGGATCAGTCTGAGGTTGCCTGGCTATGTGCTGTCGTGAGTTTTGAGCTTGGGCATGGTCATATCTGTATCCCCATTTATGACACTGAGGGGCGGCTCAATGATACATGGTTATATTTTGGTCTGAGTACTGATGAATCACTCCGTTTCAGATCACATGTGGAATCGGTTGACTGGCCTGGTGTGATTCGGCGATGTCCCTTCATTGGTTCATCTGAAGACAATTGTCCGCTGGTCTTTGACGGTCAGCGGCTTTATTTACACCGCTACTGGTATTATGAGGCAAAGCTGGCTGAACGCCTGCGGCAGTTATCTGCACCCGTCCACCTCGATACTGAAGATATCGAATTATTAACAGCTCAGTTACAGCAGTTATTCAGCCGGAATTATCGGGCAATGTGGCATCAGTTATCCGGGAGTGAATCGCAGGAACAACTGCAGCAGCGTCTTTGCGATTTACTTGATATCACTTCTCCTGATACACCGGACTGGGCAGTTATTCACCAGCGGGTCAGACAGGCGGCTCATCCTGATGATCTGACCATGCTGGATGAACTGATTCCCGACCGTGTGTGTCTGAACTGGCAAAAAACAGCAGCGGCAACCGCACTGACCCGTCAGTTTACGGTCATTTCCGGGGGACCGGGAACCGGAAAAACAACAACCGTGACCCGATTACTTGCAGCGTTAGTTGTTCAGGCTCAGGCACATCAGATTGCACCTTTAATCAGATTGGTCGCCCCCACAGGTAAAGCTGCAGCCCGCCTGACAGAATCAATCGGACAGGCCATTGAGAAACTACCGGTATCACCGGAAATCAAAGCCTTGCTTCCGGTTCAGGCCAGTACTTTGCACCGGTTACTGGGCGTGAGACCGGGCAGTGCGGAGTTTTTACACCACGAACAAAATTTACTGCATGTCGATATTTTGGTGGTGGATGAGGCTTCTATGGTTGATTTACCCATGATGTATAAACTATTAATGGCGTTGCCGTTACATACCCGGGTGATTTTATTAGGCGATAAAGATCAATTGGCTTCTGTTGAAGCCGGGGCGGTGTTGGGAGATATCTGTTCATTTCAGTCCTGTGGCTTTTCCCGTGAACAAACCCGTTTACTTGAGCGATTAACCGGGAATTCTTTACCGGTTCCCGTCCGGGAGCAGATCCCTGATATTGCAAATGGTTTATGTACACTGAAGAAAAGTTATCGCTTTCATGCTGATTCAGGTATCGGATTTCTGGCCGCTTTAGTGAATTCCGGAGAATACCGGCCTTTTCATGAGATTGATGATATGGGCTATTCCGATATTGAAGTCAGGACGCTGGATGGGGGGCATTATAATCATATGCTGAATACGCTGGTGGAAGCGTATAGTCGTTATTTGTCTGAACTTCACAGCGCTTTGGCTGAAGAACATCTGACAGCAGAACACACCGCAAAACGGGTCCTTACTCTGTTTAATCAGTGCCGTTTGCTTTGTGCGCTCAGAGAAGGAGACTTTGGCGTTTCAGGGCTGAATCAGAAAATCGAAAGTCTGTTGCAACGGCGGGGAATGATTCAGAAAGATCAGGAAGTCTGGTACAACGGCAGGCCGGTGATGGTGACTAAAAACGATCACACTCTGGGGATTTATAATGGCGATATCGGAATTTGTCTGCTTACCATGGAGTCAGGCAGGGAAGTGTTTAAAATTTATTTTGAACAGTTTGATGGCAATGTGAAGGGCGTGATTCCCAGCCGGTTGCCGGAGCATGAGACGGCGTATGCAATGACGATTCATAAATCGCAGGGAAGTGAATTTGACTTTACACTGATGGTTTTACCACCGGAGTTTAATCCTGTTCTGAGCAGGGAACTGATATATACCGGCATTACCCGGGCAAAAAACAAACTCAATATTTATGCGGATCCAGTTGTCTTCAGGCGCGCAATCCGGACCAGAACTCAAAGGTTAAGCGGGCTTGTCGCTCAACTGACCGGGGCTGAATAG